In Candidatus Zixiibacteriota bacterium, a single genomic region encodes these proteins:
- a CDS encoding OmpA family protein, producing MQKRFTTALVLLLVLLLAVPAFAAVTTGKVGLAPRAGFFLTGGEWKIGPMFGADIKFGLHQHWAVGVSGMYGPTKGGMFDMTGDLPTIVAADEDDNKLRIRHHIVELAGFYNINPVKEAVFYLTAGIGVDTWRVRDNNGDKVYVSDLNGESFEFRDQQLTLMFGAGIEYFPIEEFSFGGTLRYHVLTGAFSQFKDDRDVGGSDGLDNPSGVLELGVMLTAYLGSCKDGDRDGVCDDDDLCPETPYGCIVDSTGCEIDSDGDGVCDGIDTCAATPPGCTVDAYGCQKDGDGDGVCDGVDKCPNTPKEAKVDADGCPVDTDRDGIPDYLDTCPGTLSGCVVDQNGCPVDSDRDGVCDGIDECPGDPNNVLEVDSRGCPTAFHIEPELILVGVVFPVNAANLDDQAKAYLDGVVKSLQALPHVKVEVQGHTDISGSRDKNMTLSTKRAQSVADYFISKGIDKTRLVVKGYGPDKPKFDNGAADGRKKNRRVELKRLN from the coding sequence TTGCAGAAAAGGTTTACCACAGCATTAGTTCTTCTGCTGGTCCTGCTGCTGGCGGTTCCCGCATTCGCCGCAGTGACGACCGGCAAGGTCGGACTCGCACCCCGTGCGGGGTTTTTCCTGACCGGAGGAGAGTGGAAAATTGGTCCTATGTTTGGTGCCGATATCAAATTCGGACTACACCAGCACTGGGCTGTCGGAGTTAGCGGCATGTATGGCCCGACCAAAGGCGGGATGTTTGACATGACCGGGGACCTGCCGACAATAGTTGCGGCAGACGAAGATGACAATAAGCTCAGAATCAGGCACCATATCGTCGAGCTCGCAGGCTTCTACAACATCAATCCGGTGAAAGAAGCAGTCTTCTATCTGACTGCGGGAATCGGTGTTGATACGTGGCGTGTTCGCGACAACAATGGCGACAAGGTCTATGTCTCCGATCTGAATGGCGAGAGCTTTGAATTCCGCGATCAGCAGTTGACACTCATGTTCGGTGCCGGGATTGAATACTTCCCTATCGAGGAGTTCTCGTTTGGCGGTACTCTCCGTTATCATGTGCTGACCGGTGCGTTCTCTCAATTCAAGGATGACCGCGACGTCGGCGGATCTGACGGCCTCGACAACCCATCGGGTGTATTGGAGCTGGGAGTAATGCTCACGGCATATCTCGGATCATGCAAGGATGGCGACAGGGACGGCGTCTGTGACGATGACGACTTATGCCCCGAAACGCCATATGGCTGTATCGTAGACTCGACCGGTTGCGAGATCGATTCCGATGGCGATGGAGTCTGCGACGGCATTGATACATGTGCCGCCACTCCGCCCGGCTGCACTGTCGATGCCTACGGCTGCCAGAAGGATGGCGACGGTGACGGTGTCTGCGACGGCGTAGACAAGTGTCCGAATACTCCGAAGGAAGCAAAGGTTGATGCAGATGGCTGCCCGGTGGATACAGACAGAGATGGTATCCCGGATTATCTGGACACCTGCCCCGGTACTCTGTCGGGATGTGTTGTTGATCAGAACGGCTGCCCGGTTGACTCGGATCGCGACGGTGTCTGCGATGGTATCGATGAGTGCCCCGGAGATCCGAATAACGTTCTGGAAGTCGATTCGAGAGGCTGTCCAACTGCTTTCCACATCGAGCCGGAACTGATTCTGGTCGGTGTTGTATTCCCGGTGAACGCTGCGAATCTGGATGACCAGGCGAAAGCCTATCTCGACGGCGTTGTGAAGTCGCTTCAGGCGCTGCCCCATGTTAAGGTTGAAGTCCAGGGACATACTGATATCAGCGGCAGTCGTGACAAGAACATGACTCTGTCGACAAAGCGCGCTCAGTCGGTTGCTGACTACTTCATATCGAAAGGTATCGACAAAACTCGCTTAGTCGTAAAGGGTTATGGTCCTGACAAACCGAAATTCGACAATGGCGCCGCAGATGGTCGCAAGAAGAACAGACGCGTAGAATTGAAACGTCTAAATTAG